GTGCGGCCATGGCTTGCCGCACCTGTTCCACCTGCGCGGCGATGCTGGCGCGATCATGACGCGCGATGAAGACCGTGTCGTTCATTTCGCAAAGCCATTTCAGGAACGGGAACTGGGCAAGTCCGTCGTGCGCCACGAACGCGGTTCCGGTCGCGTTCGCCAGGGCCGGAATGTCGAGCCAGCTGACGTGATTGGCGAGCAGCAGCGCGCCTCGTGCGGGTCGCCCTTCGACATGCACGCGCAAGCCAGCAATCGCACCGATCGACGAGAGAAAAACCCGCGGCCACCAGCGCCCGGCGCCGACAAGCCGCCACAGGATGTGGAGGGGCGCGCAAATGACAAGCGAAAGCAGCATCAGGAACAGCCGAATGCCGACAAGCGCCCAGCCAAGTGGATGGATGCGCTGTACTGACAGGGTCTGCGGCATCAGCCCTCGCGGTCTTGCCGGACCCCGAATAATTCCATGCGGTGATCGACCAGTCGGTAGCCCAATTTGGCGGCGATCTGTCGCTGCAGGGCTTCGAGCTCCGGATCGACGAATTCGACCACCTTGCCCGTTTCCACGTCGATCAGGTGGTCGTGGTGGGCCTCCGGCGCCGCTTCGTAGCGGGCGCGGCCATCGCCGAAATCG
This region of Tsuneonella aeria genomic DNA includes:
- a CDS encoding lysophospholipid acyltransferase family protein, whose translation is MPQTLSVQRIHPLGWALVGIRLFLMLLSLVICAPLHILWRLVGAGRWWPRVFLSSIGAIAGLRVHVEGRPARGALLLANHVSWLDIPALANATGTAFVAHDGLAQFPFLKWLCEMNDTVFIARHDRASIAAQVEQVRQAMAARGSLTLFPEGTTSDGSGLLPFKSSLLSATEPLPAGASVQPVLLHYSESARIAWVGDEPGMDNFLRILARTRPIHLSLRFLPTLEGADLAGRKAISAAAQSALLRAFVT